From the Trueperaceae bacterium genome, one window contains:
- the murC gene encoding UDP-N-acetylmuramate--L-alanine ligase, with amino-acid sequence MSRHLHFMGIGGVSMGGLARHHHAAGDRVSGCDLADGEALTALRADGIAAVAGHDPAHLDGDATRGAVDALVVSAAVAADAPERRAAEARGLPILRRMDVLADLFDAHAALGVTGTHGKSTTSGMLATILLHAGRDPSVQLGATLPALGGVMRYGHGPHLVAEVDESDPGFADLRATVAVVTNLEDDHVAGDHGERRTYHAAYADLEAATRRFARGARTLVWCADWPGLDAVVAGHPDAVRYGEAADADYRVTDLALDGETAGFVLRGPDATTDVALHVPGRFNALNAAAALAAAHRTGVPLEVGAAALAAFRGVGRRWQRWGDVRGARIVDDYAHHPTEVAATLQAARATGRRVRAVLQPHRWVRTARHWPALADAAAAADEVVVLDVYGAGEATIPGVTRDAIVARIRDAGTPARGADLPDAVAYLRHDLADGDLVLTLGAGDVWRVAAALAEEGAA; translated from the coding sequence GTGAGCCGCCACCTGCACTTCATGGGGATCGGCGGCGTCAGCATGGGCGGCCTCGCCCGCCACCACCACGCCGCCGGCGACCGCGTCTCCGGCTGCGACCTCGCGGACGGCGAGGCGCTCACGGCGCTGCGCGCCGACGGCATCGCGGCGGTCGCCGGGCACGACCCGGCCCACCTCGACGGGGACGCGACGCGCGGTGCGGTCGACGCGCTGGTGGTGAGCGCCGCCGTCGCGGCGGACGCCCCCGAACGGCGCGCCGCGGAGGCGCGCGGCCTCCCGATCCTGCGCCGCATGGACGTCCTCGCCGACCTGTTCGACGCCCACGCGGCACTCGGGGTGACGGGGACGCACGGCAAGAGCACGACGAGCGGCATGCTGGCGACGATCCTGCTGCATGCGGGGCGCGACCCCAGCGTCCAGCTGGGCGCGACGCTGCCGGCGCTGGGCGGCGTCATGCGCTACGGGCACGGCCCGCACCTCGTCGCCGAGGTCGACGAGTCCGACCCCGGCTTCGCCGACCTGCGCGCCACCGTCGCGGTCGTCACGAACCTCGAGGACGACCACGTCGCCGGCGACCACGGCGAGCGACGCACATACCACGCCGCCTACGCCGACCTCGAGGCCGCCACCCGCCGGTTCGCGCGGGGGGCGCGGACGCTGGTCTGGTGCGCCGACTGGCCGGGCCTCGACGCGGTCGTCGCCGGCCACCCCGACGCGGTGCGCTACGGCGAAGCGGCGGACGCCGACTACCGCGTCACGGACCTCGCCCTCGACGGCGAGACCGCCGGCTTCGTCCTCCGCGGGCCCGACGCGACCACCGACGTCGCGCTGCACGTCCCCGGACGCTTCAACGCCCTCAACGCCGCCGCCGCCCTCGCCGCCGCCCACCGCACCGGCGTCCCCCTCGAGGTGGGCGCCGCGGCGTTGGCGGCGTTCCGCGGCGTCGGCCGACGCTGGCAGCGGTGGGGCGACGTGCGCGGTGCGCGCATCGTCGACGACTACGCGCACCACCCGACCGAGGTCGCCGCGACGCTGCAGGCGGCGCGCGCCACGGGGCGCCGCGTCCGCGCGGTCCTGCAGCCCCACCGGTGGGTGCGGACCGCGCGGCACTGGCCGGCGTTGGCCGACGCCGCCGCCGCCGCCGACGAGGTCGTCGTCCTCGACGTCTACGGCGCCGGTGAAGCGACGATCCCCGGCGTGACGCGCGACGCGATCGTCGCGCGCATCCGCGACGCCGGGACGCCCGCCCGGGGCGCCGACCTGCCCGACGCGGTCGCCTACCTCCGCCACGACCTGGCGGACGGTGACCTGGTCCTCACGCTCGGCGCGGGCGACGTCTGGCGGGTCGCGGCCGCCCTCGCCGAGGAGGGGGCGGCGTGA
- a CDS encoding UDP-N-acetylglucosamine--N-acetylmuramyl-(pentapeptide) pyrophosphoryl-undecaprenol N-acetylglucosamine transferase produces the protein MNLLLAAGGTGGHVFPALALAGVAREAGDAVRLLGRAGGLEARLAAEAGVPFDGVAAGKWDRGRPDPREAIRAVAGLAGAVRAVRAFRPDVVVGFGGFASFPGCVAATLTGTPLVLHEGNAVPGRVTRWFARPAAAVAAVHPEAAAHLPPAAHVVPSGFPVREVRPDRGDARARLGLPQGGVVTLVMGGSQGSAALNALVPRVARTLDASDRGTVLHATGPRWEADVRAATADLGGYHVTGFVDAPDAWAAADLAITRAGVSTLSEAAFHGVPVLAVPLPTAADDHQRANARAVADAGAGAAVEETDDGALRAAWTHLLDADARASAAARQAARSPAGAARALHALAGSLARPPRDADTARDAG, from the coding sequence GTGAACCTGCTGCTGGCGGCGGGGGGCACCGGCGGGCACGTCTTCCCCGCCCTCGCCCTCGCCGGCGTCGCGCGCGAGGCCGGCGACGCCGTCCGCCTCCTCGGTCGCGCGGGCGGCCTCGAGGCGCGCCTCGCGGCGGAGGCCGGCGTCCCCTTCGACGGCGTGGCGGCCGGGAAGTGGGATCGCGGGCGCCCCGACCCCCGCGAAGCGATCCGGGCGGTCGCCGGCCTCGCCGGCGCGGTCCGCGCCGTCCGCGCCTTCCGGCCCGACGTCGTCGTCGGGTTCGGGGGGTTCGCGTCGTTCCCCGGCTGCGTCGCCGCGACCCTGACCGGCACGCCGCTGGTGCTGCACGAGGGCAACGCCGTGCCCGGGCGGGTCACGCGCTGGTTCGCGCGCCCCGCCGCCGCCGTCGCCGCCGTCCATCCCGAAGCCGCCGCGCACCTCCCCCCCGCCGCGCACGTCGTGCCGTCCGGCTTCCCCGTCCGCGAGGTCCGCCCCGACCGCGGCGACGCCCGCGCCCGCCTCGGCCTCCCCCAGGGCGGCGTCGTGACGCTCGTGATGGGGGGGTCGCAGGGCAGCGCCGCGCTGAACGCCCTCGTCCCCCGCGTCGCGCGCACCCTCGACGCGAGCGACCGGGGGACCGTGCTGCACGCGACCGGCCCCCGTTGGGAGGCGGACGTCCGCGCCGCGACGGCGGACCTCGGCGGGTACCACGTCACCGGCTTCGTCGACGCGCCCGACGCGTGGGCCGCCGCCGACCTGGCGATCACCCGCGCCGGCGTCTCCACGCTGTCCGAAGCCGCGTTCCACGGCGTCCCGGTCCTCGCCGTGCCCCTCCCCACCGCCGCGGACGACCACCAACGCGCGAACGCGCGCGCCGTCGCCGACGCCGGGGCGGGCGCCGCCGTCGAGGAGACCGACGACGGGGCGCTGCGCGCCGCCTGGACGCACCTGCTGGACGCCGACGCGCGCGCCTCCGCCGCCGCCCGGCAGGCGGCGCGCAGCCCCGCCGGGGCGGCGCGCGCCCTGCACGCCCTCGCCGGTTCGCTCGCGCGCCCCCCACGCGACGCGGACACCGCCCGGGACGCGGGGTAG